Below is a window of uncultured Cohaesibacter sp. DNA.
TATCAGCAACAGTGATAACACCCTCAAGGAATTTGTCGGCTGCATTCTGCCCGAGGATCTCAAGCCGGTTCAGCGTGCTCTTCGGGACCTGCTGGACCATAATCGCCCTTACAGCATCGAATTCAGGATCCTGCGTCCGAATGGCGAGATCGTCTGGGTCTGGGATCGCGGCAAGATTGCCGAATATGATGCCGAGGGCAAACCGCTCTGGCTTGTCGGCATCATTCTGGATGTTACCTCGGAGAAACGAAGCCAGCAGAGAATTACCAATCTGGCCTATTATGACCAGTTGACGGGGCTGCTCAATCGCGCCCAGTTTGAAGTGGCCCTCACCGATGCGATCGAAACGAACGCGCGGCAGGGCATCTTCAGCGCTTTGCTGTTTCTCGATCTGGACCGTTTCAAGCTGCTTAATGACAGCTATGGCCATCATATGGGCGACAAATTGCTTCAGGCGGTCTCGGACCGGCTGCGCAATGGCGACGAAGGAAATGCCGTCATCGCCCGCTTTGGCGGTGATGAATTTGTTATCCTGCTGCCACGTCTGGGCAGGGACCCTAAAGCCGCTTATGACACAGCGCAGGATTTCGCCAACCGGATCCTGAAAGAAATTTCCCGTGCCTTCACGCTCAAAAGCGAGGTTCAGGCCGTGGAAATCGAATATGCCATCACCGCCAGCGCAGGGGGCATCATCTTCAGTTCAGGCGACATGACCGCTGAAAAGGTGTTGCAACTGGCAGATACCGCGCTCTACAGGGTCAAGTCGGAAGGGGGCGCCTCGGCGGTCATCTTCGACATCAGCATGCATAATGAACTGGCCCATGCCAGCGAGTTGCAGAAGTCGATCCACAAGGGGATCGAAAACAGGGAATTCACCATCTATATCCAGCCGAAATATGACGCCGCAGAGAAGATCACCGGCGGTGAGGCCCTTGTCCGCTGGATCCATCCTGTGCATGGGGTGTTGCGCCCCAGCAGCTTCATCAGGATGATCGAGGAAAATAACATCATCCTGCCCATCGGCAAGATGGTGCTTGAACAGGCCTGCCAACAGCTCAAGCAGTGGCAGTCAATCCCGGCCACCAGACATCTTGAATTGTCGATCAATCTCAGCGCCAAGCAGATTTGGCACAATAGTTTCGTGCAAGATTTCATCGCGCTTGTCGAACCATATGAAATCGATCACTCCAAGCTGGTGGTTGAAGTCACCGAAAGCGTGCTCATTCAGGATATTCGGGATGCGACAGACAAGCTGACCCGGCTCAAGGCCTACGGATTTTCCATATCGCTTGATGATTTCGGAACCGGCTACTCGTCTCTGAGCTATCTCAAGTCGCTGCCGATCGACGAAATCAAGATTGACAGGACATTCATTCAGGATCTCACCCGCAATGAGCAGACCCGGATCATGGTAAAATCCATCATTGAACTGGCACGAAATTTCAAGATGCGGGTCATCTCCGAAGGCGTCGAGACCAGAGAGCAACTGGCCATGCTCAAGCAGATGGGGGTGTCTGCCTTCCAGGGCTACTATTTCAGCAAACCCCTATCGCTCGACGATATGGACCTGCTCCTGCTCAACGGGCTGCTCGCCAAGGGCAAAGACCATGGCCCAGAACGGTCCGGAGAGAAGA
It encodes the following:
- a CDS encoding EAL domain-containing protein — protein: MIILSLHLLDVRPGEPMSFIVIFSILAGAAFLQLSSHAKEHKKRMTIVSDILNSFCDIVVIKNYEGKFVFCNEAAARLYDSSPQDMVGKDDFHFTKDREQSDFLRTNAQQVMNEFRRQEILEELTDAKTGEQRYHKSIKIPYRDAVGERKILIVAKDVSDIVALKEEADRNKMRLQHVLDVSQEGLWEWNVVTNEVRHNDHWEVITGISNSDNTLKEFVGCILPEDLKPVQRALRDLLDHNRPYSIEFRILRPNGEIVWVWDRGKIAEYDAEGKPLWLVGIILDVTSEKRSQQRITNLAYYDQLTGLLNRAQFEVALTDAIETNARQGIFSALLFLDLDRFKLLNDSYGHHMGDKLLQAVSDRLRNGDEGNAVIARFGGDEFVILLPRLGRDPKAAYDTAQDFANRILKEISRAFTLKSEVQAVEIEYAITASAGGIIFSSGDMTAEKVLQLADTALYRVKSEGGASAVIFDISMHNELAHASELQKSIHKGIENREFTIYIQPKYDAAEKITGGEALVRWIHPVHGVLRPSSFIRMIEENNIILPIGKMVLEQACQQLKQWQSIPATRHLELSINLSAKQIWHNSFVQDFIALVEPYEIDHSKLVVEVTESVLIQDIRDATDKLTRLKAYGFSISLDDFGTGYSSLSYLKSLPIDEIKIDRTFIQDLTRNEQTRIMVKSIIELARNFKMRVISEGVETREQLAMLKQMGVSAFQGYYFSKPLSLDDMDLLLLNGLLAKGKDHGPERSGEKIPDQRLTDQEDAITSEHLTKDTA